Below is a genomic region from Castanea sativa cultivar Marrone di Chiusa Pesio chromosome 2, ASM4071231v1.
GACCTCCTGGTTCCGTCTGACATAAACAATGACTGATGAAGCTCCCATTTTTGAAAACCATAACCGAAAGCACCGCCCAacaactccaactccaactccaactcgTTAAACTCAACCAACAACTCGCAAACCTCACTCGCTCAAATCGTTACTCCGATTCCCTCCACTTATTCACCAAAATCCACTCGTCCCAACACCTCAAACCAGACCACTACACCCTCTCCACCGCTCTCACCGCCTCCGCTAATCTCCGCCAAACCTCATTCGGGAACCAACTCCACGCCCATGCCATATTCACAGGCCTCAGATTCTACCCTCATGTAGCGAACACTCTGCTTTCGCTCTATGCGAAAGCTGAGGATTTGCATTCCGTGAAATGGGTTTTCGAAGAGATTGAGAACCCAGATGTTTATTCGTGGACCACGCTGTTATCGGCGTGTACTAAGCTTGGCAACTTTGCGGATGCTTGGGAGCTGTTCGATAAAATGCCGAGGAGAGATGTGGCGGTTTGGAATGCGATAGTTACTGGGTGTTCGGAGAATGGGCAGGCGGAGATTGCTGTTAGTCTGTTTAGTGAAATGCATAGGGTGGGTGTTAGGCATGATAATTACACTTATGCTAGTGTTTTGAGTGTGTGTTCTTTGGAGGGTTTGGATTTTGGTAGGCAGGTACATTCGTTGGTGATCAAAACTGGGTATTTAGTTAGAGCTTCTGTGGTTAATGCTCTGCTTACAATGTACTTTAATTGTGGACTTGTTGCCGATGCGTATGAGATATTTGAAGAGGCAGATGATGACGTTTATGATCAGATTACTTTTAATGTGATGATAGATGGATTGGTAAGTGTGGGAAGAGATGAAGATGCCTTGGGACTGTTCCGAGAGATGCACAAGGCTTGTCTCAGGCCTACTGAACTGACTTTTGTGAGTGTGATGAGCCCGTGTTCATCTGCGAGATTTGGGCATCAGGTACATGCCCAAGCCGTTAAAATGGGTTTTGAAGCATTTACATGTGTGAGCAACGCGACCATAACTATGTATTCCAGTTGTGGGGATTTACATGCTGCTCACGTGGTCTTTGAGAGACTCAAGGAGAGGGATCTTGTCTCATGGAACACCATGATTTCAAGTTACGCTCAAGGGAATTATGGTAGATCAGCAACCTTGGCCTACCTGCAAATGCAAAGGGCGAGAATTGAACCAGATGAGTTTACTTTTGGAAGTTTATTAGCAAGCTCGGAAAGCTTAGAAGTTGTGGTGATGATACACGCTGCTGCATCTAAAAATGGTCTTGCGATGCAAATCCAAGTTTCTAATGCATTAGTTTCTGGATACTCTAAGCATGGGAAGATAAATCAGGCTTATAAAATATTCCTTGATATATGCCCCAGAAATTTGATCTCCTGGAATACTATTATTGTGGGGTTTTTGTTTAATGGATGTCCAATACAGGGGTTCAAGCAATTCTCTAAATTGCTCAAAACGGAACTAAGGCCAGATGTCTATACCCTCAGTCTTATTTTGAGCCTTTGTGCTAGCATTTCATCCTTGGAACATGGGAGACAGGTTCATGGTTACATTCTTAGATTGGGGTTCTTTTCAGAGATGTGTTTAGGCAATGCCCTTGTGACAATGTATGCAAAATGTGGGGCTTTGGATTGGTCTTTGAAAGTGTTCAATGCAATGGGTGAAAGAGATACAGTTTCTTGGAATTCCCTAATATCTGCTTATGCACAACATGGGCAAGGAAAGGATGCTGTGAGCTGTTTTGAAGCAATGCAAGACTCATCTGGGGTCAAACCAGATCAAGCAACCTTCACTGCAGTTCTTTCTGCCTGCAGCCATGCAGGTTTAGTTGATGATGGTACTCGGATCTTCAACTCTATGGTAAAAAATTATGGATTGATACCCAGAGTGGATCACTTTTCTTGCATTGTTGACCTTCTAGGTCGTGGTGGATATCTTGATGAGGCGGAAAGAATAATAAACAGTGAGCATGTTGAAACACATTCCAATATCTGGTGGACATTGTTTAGTGCTTGTGCAGCTCATGGCAATATAAGGCTAGGAAGAATAGTTGCTGGATTTCTTCTTGAAACTGAACGCTATAATCCATCAGTTTATGTGCTTTTGTCAAATATATATGCAGCTGTAGGTCAATGGGAAGAATCAGCTAATGTTAGGGAATTGATGAAGAAAACTGGGGTGATGAAACAACCCGGATGCAGTTGGATTGGGTCATaaatccttttatatataagttATTAACCCTTTTGATCGGGAGGCTAACAAATCCAAGGTTAGCTTGAAATTTTCGCTGCAATCCATAGCAATTTCTTGATATGATTTAATTTAGACACGGTAAGTTGTTAAGCCCACTACATTCAGTTCAACAAGGCTAGACA
It encodes:
- the LOC142623505 gene encoding pentatricopeptide repeat-containing protein At3g49740, giving the protein MKLPFLKTITESTAQQLQLQLQLVKLNQQLANLTRSNRYSDSLHLFTKIHSSQHLKPDHYTLSTALTASANLRQTSFGNQLHAHAIFTGLRFYPHVANTLLSLYAKAEDLHSVKWVFEEIENPDVYSWTTLLSACTKLGNFADAWELFDKMPRRDVAVWNAIVTGCSENGQAEIAVSLFSEMHRVGVRHDNYTYASVLSVCSLEGLDFGRQVHSLVIKTGYLVRASVVNALLTMYFNCGLVADAYEIFEEADDDVYDQITFNVMIDGLVSVGRDEDALGLFREMHKACLRPTELTFVSVMSPCSSARFGHQVHAQAVKMGFEAFTCVSNATITMYSSCGDLHAAHVVFERLKERDLVSWNTMISSYAQGNYGRSATLAYLQMQRARIEPDEFTFGSLLASSESLEVVVMIHAAASKNGLAMQIQVSNALVSGYSKHGKINQAYKIFLDICPRNLISWNTIIVGFLFNGCPIQGFKQFSKLLKTELRPDVYTLSLILSLCASISSLEHGRQVHGYILRLGFFSEMCLGNALVTMYAKCGALDWSLKVFNAMGERDTVSWNSLISAYAQHGQGKDAVSCFEAMQDSSGVKPDQATFTAVLSACSHAGLVDDGTRIFNSMVKNYGLIPRVDHFSCIVDLLGRGGYLDEAERIINSEHVETHSNIWWTLFSACAAHGNIRLGRIVAGFLLETERYNPSVYVLLSNIYAAVGQWEESANVRELMKKTGVMKQPGCSWIGS